A region of Lycium barbarum isolate Lr01 chromosome 3, ASM1917538v2, whole genome shotgun sequence DNA encodes the following proteins:
- the LOC132633070 gene encoding uncharacterized protein LOC132633070 isoform X1, whose translation MGNASSMLTQYDIEDVQDHCDHLFSQQEIVSLYQRFCQLDRNSKGFISADEILSVPEFAMNPLSQRLLKMVDGLNFKDFVAFLSTFSAKASMAQKIELIFKVYDSDCNGKVTFDNIMEVLRDLTGSYISDKQREEVLSQVLHEAGYTKDSLLLLNDFIKIMDHPGLKMEVEVPID comes from the exons ATGGGTAATGCTTCTTCAATGTTGACTCAGTATGATATTGAGGATGTTCAAGACCACTGCGACCATCTAT TTTCACAGCAGGAAATAGTGTCACTGTATCAGAGGTTCTGCCAACTTGATCGGAATTCAAAGGGTTTTATATCAGCTGATGAGATTCTGTCAGTTCCAGAATTTGCAATGAATCCACTCTCTCAG AGATTGCTTAAGATGGTGGATGGGTTGAACTTCAAGGATTTTGTGGCATTTTTATCAACCTTCAGTGCTAAAGCGAGCATGGCACAGAAAATTGAAC TTATCTTCAAAGTATATGATTCTGATTGCAATGGGAAGGTGACCTTTGATAATATAATGGAAGTGCTTCGGGATTTAACTGGGTCATACATTTCTGACAAGCAACGAGAG GAAGTGTTGAGCCAGGTCTTGCACGAGGCTGGTTATACAAAGGACTCATTACTGCTGTTGAATGACTTCATTAAG ATCATGGACCATCCTGGTTTGAAGATGGAGGTTGAAGTACCAATTGACTAG
- the LOC132633068 gene encoding DEAD-box ATP-dependent RNA helicase 35, producing MEGEDDYVEYVPVAKRRALEALKILQRKGNSAVFEEEAEKLNLVEAKPSLLMKATQLKKEQPEISPTEQVVLQEKEMIEHLSDRKTLMSVRELAKGITYTEPLLTGWKPPLAIRRMSKKACDVLRKQWHIIVDGDDIPPPIKNFKDMRFPEPILKKLKAKGIIQPTPIQVQGLPVILTGRDMIGIAFTGSGKTLVFVLPLIMVALQEEVMMPIAPGEGPLGLIICPSRELARQTYEVIEEFLELLKEYGYPELRPLLCIGGVDMKSQIDVVKRGVHIVVATPGRLKDMLAKKKMNLDNCRYLTLDEADRLVDLGFEDDIREVFDHFKAQRQTLLFSATMPTKIQNFARSALVKPITVNVGRAGAANLDVIQEVEYVKQEAKIVYLLECLQKTPPPVLVFCENKADVDDIHEYLLLKGVEAVAIHGGKDQEEREYAIASFKAGKKDVLVATDVASKGLDFPEIQHVINYDMPAEIENYVHRIGRTGRCGKTGIATTFINKNQSETTLLDLKHLLQEAKQRIPPVLAELNDPMDDIEAITNASGVKGCAYCGGLGHRITDCPKLEHQKSVQIANSRRDYFGSGGYRGEI from the exons atggaaggTGAGGATGATTATGTTGAATATGTACCAGTTGCAAAGCGCCGAGCGCTGGAGGCTCTAAAGATCCTTCAGCGCAAAGGAAACTCTGCTGTTTTCGAAGAGGAAGCGGAAAAATTGAATCTTGTTGAGGCTAAGCCGAGTTTGCTTATGAAGGCCACTCAGTTAAAGAAGGAGCAACCTGAGATTAGTCCCACTGAACAAGTAGTCCTTCAAGAGAAGGAGATGATTGAGCATTTATCTGATCGGAAGACGTTAATGTCTGTTCGCGAATTAGCTAAAGGTATTACTTATACGGAGCCTTTGTTAACCGGTTGGAAGCCCCCATTAGCCATCAGACGGATGTCAAAAAAAGCCTGTGATGTCCTTCGAAAGCAATGGCATATTATTGTGGATGGCGATGATATTCCTCCACCGATAAAGAATTTCAAGGACATGAGGTTCCCTGAACCCATATTGAAGAAACTTAAAGCGAAGGGGATTATTCAGCCGACGCCAATCCAAGTGCAGGGCCTTCCTGTTATTTTAACAGGTCGTGATATGATAGGTATAGCTTTTACAGGCTCTGGAAAAACATTGGTTTTTGTTTTGCCACTTATCATGGTGGCTTTGCAGGAAGAGGTTATGATGCCTATTGCTCCCGGGGAAGGGCCACTCGGTTTGATTATCTGTCCATCTAGAGAGCTTGCCAGACAGACATATGAAGTTATAGAAGAATTTTTAGAACTGCTCAAGGAGTATGGTTATCCTGAATTGAGGCCTTTGCTGTGTATTGGTGGAGTTGATATGAAGTCCCAAATTGATGTTGTGAAGAGGGGAGTGCACATTGTAGTTGCTACACCTGGAAGACTCAAAGATATGTTAGCAAAGAAGAAAATGAACCTTGACAATTGCAG ATACTTAACACTGGATGAAGCAGACAGATTGGTTGATCTCGGTTTTGAAGATGATATTAGGGAGGTGTTTGATCATTTCAAAGCTCAAAGACAAACTCTTCTTTTTTCTGCTACTATGCCCACGAAGATCCAGAACTTTGCACGAAGTGCATTAGTTAAACCAATTACTGTGAATGTGGGGAGGGCTGGAGCAGCTAACCTTGATGTGATTCAGGAAGtggagtatgtaaagcaggaagcCAAGATTGTTTACCTTCTCGAGTGCTTGCAAAAGACTCCACCCCCGGTTCTGGTTTTCTGTGAGAACAAGGCTGATGTGGATGATATCCATGAATATCTTCTCTTAAAAGGAGTTGAAGCTGTGGCTATTCATGGAGGCAAGGATCAGGAAGAGAGAGAGTATGCGATTGCATCATTCAAAGCAGGCAAGAAAGATGTTCTAGTTGCCACTGATGTTGCCTCTAAGGGGTTGGATTTTCCTGAGATTCAGCACGTAATTAACTATGATATGCCTGCTGAAATTGAAAACTACGTGCATCGGATTGGACGAACAGGAAGATGTGGGAAAACAGGAATAGCCACTACCTTTATCAACAAGAATCAGAGCGAAACAACTCTCCTTGATCTGAAACACTTGTTACAAGAAGCAAAACAGAGGATTCCTCCTGTCCTTGCAGAGCTCAATGACCCAATGGATGACATTGAGGCAATCACAAATGCAAGTGGAGTAAAGGGTTGTGCATATTGTGGTGGGCTTGGTCATCGTATCACGGACTGCCCCAAGCTAGAGCACCAAAAGAGCGTGCAGATAGCCAATTCAAGGAGAGACTACTTCGGTTCTGGAGGTTATCGTGGAGAAATTTAA
- the LOC132634311 gene encoding uncharacterized protein LOC132634311 gives MLLGAASMSGNKGKSIAYSHHLADSSSRNFCAEEANYRNKEVVHAEQVKILDKRLRILEDEAELIKEAFLEGVEERRKLVNAIQNEIQAVNNRKRQRHGLPQLLSEESNPAVVIRELKASDAVFQDATECVCEFSDR, from the exons ATGCTTTTAGGGGCAGCCAGCATGTCAGGCAACAAGGGAAAATCCATCGCGTACTCGCATCACTTGGCTGATAGTTCATCAAGGAATTTTTGTGCAGAAGAAGCTAATTATAGAAATAAGGAGGTTGTGCATGCTGAACAAGTTAAAATACTTGATAAAAGATTGAGAATTCTTGAAGATGAAGCAGAGTTAATCAAGGAAGCTTTCTTGGAGGGTGTGGAAGAAAGAAGAAAGTTGGTAAATGCAATTCAAAACGAAATTCAGGCTGTAAACAACCGGAAG CGTCAACGACATGGACTCCCGCAACTTCTAAGTGAAGAGTCAAATCCAGCAGTTGTTATCAGAGAACTGAAAGCTTCAGATGCTGTTTTCCAGGATGCTACTGAATGTGTATGTGAATTCTCAGATCGATGA
- the LOC132633071 gene encoding pyrophosphate-energized vacuolar membrane proton pump 1 isoform X1, with protein MSTLLPDLGTEIVIPVCAGIGIVFSLFQWYLVSRVKVSSERGATSPSNNNKNGYGDCLIEEEEGINDQNVVAKCADIQNAISEGATSFLFTEYQYVGIFMIAFAILIFLFLGSVESFSTKSQPCTYNKEKMCKPALATAIFSTVSFLLGAVTSVISGFLGMKIATYANARTTLEARKGVGKAFIVAFRSGAVMGFLLAANGLLVLYITINLFKLYYGDDWEGLFEAITGYGLGGSSMALFGRVGGGIYTKAADVGADLVGKVERNIPEDDPRNPAVIADNVGDNVGDIAGMGSDLFGSYAESSCAALVVASISSFGIEHDFTSMCYPLLISSMGILVCLITTLFATDFFEIKVVKEIEPALKNQLIISTVLMTIGIAIVTWTCLPSSFTIFNFGTQKVVKNWQLFLCVAVGLWAGLIIGFVTEYYTSNAYSPVQDVADSCRTGAATNVIFGLALGYKSVIIPIFAIAIAIFVSFSFAAMYGIAVAALGMLSTIATGLAIDAYGPISDNAGGIAEMAGMSHLIRERTDALDAAGNTTAAIGKGFAIGSAALVSLALFGAFVSRAAISTVDVLTPQVFIGLIVGGMLPYWFSAMTMKSVGSAALKMVEEVRRQFNTIPGLMEGLAKPDYATCVKISTDASIKEMIPPGALVMLTPLIVGIFFGVETLSGVLAGALVSGVQIAISASNTGGAWDNAKKYIEAGASEHARTLGPKGSEPHKAAVIGDTIGDPLKDTSGPSLNILIKLMAVESLVFAPFFATHGGILFKIF; from the exons ATGTCGACGTTGTTACCAGATCTAGGTACAGAGATAGTTATTCCAGTATGTGCTGGTATTGGAATCGTTTTCTCTTTGTTTCAATGGTACCTTGTGTCACGTGTCAAAGTCTCATCTGAACGTGGAGCTACGTCTCCgagtaataataataagaatgGATATGGTGATTGTTTGATTGAAGAGGAGGAAGGAATTAATGACCAGAATGTTGTTGCTAAGTGTGCCGACATACAGAATGCTATATccgaag GGGCAACATCTTTCCTTTTTACCGAATATCAGTATGTGGGTATCTTCATGATTGCTTTTGCAATCCTGATCTTCCTTTTCCTGGGCTCAGTTGAAAGCTTCAGCACTAAGAGCCAGCCATGTACTTACAACAAGGAGAAGATGTGCAAGCCAGCCCTTGCAACTGCCATCTTCAGCACTGTATCGTTCTTGCTTGGTGCTGTCACTTCTGTTATTTCTGGTTTCCTTGGGATGAAAATTGCAACATATGCAAATGCAAGAACAACTTTGGAAGCGAGAAAAGGTGTTGGGAAAGCTTTTATTGTTGCATTCAGGTCTGGTGCAGTGATGGGCTTTCTCCTTGCTGCCAACGGCCTCCTGGTTCTTTACATTACCATTAATCTCTTCAAGCTTTACTATGGTGATGACTGGGAGGGTCTTTTTGAGGCAATTACTGGATATGGGCTAGGTGGATCCTCTATGGCTCTTTTTGGTAGGGTTGGTGGTGGTATTTACACCAAAGCTGCTGATGTTGGTGCCGATCTTGTTGGTAAGGTTGAAAGGAACATTCCAGAAGATGATCCTAGAAATCCTGCT GTGATTGCTGATAATGTTGGGGATAATGTTGGGGACATTGCTGGAATGGGTTCTGATCTTTTTGGTTCATATGCTGAATCATCTTGTGCTGCTCTTGTGGTGGCTTCCATCTCGTCTTTTGGAATTGAGCATGATTTTACTTCAATGTGTTACCCCCTGCTTATAAGCTCCATGGGAATTCTTGTTTGTTTGATAACCACACTTTTTGCTACCGACTTTTTTGAAATTAAGGTTGTTAAGGAAATTGAACCAGCATTGAAGAACCAACTTATTATATCAACTGTTCTTATGACAATTGGAATTGCAATTGTTACATGGACTTGCCTTCCGTCTTCCTTCACCATCTTTAATTTTGGCACTCAGAAAGTTGTCAAGAATTG GCAGCTCTTTTTATGTGTGGCTGTTGGTCTTTGGGCTGGACTTATCATCGGCTTCGTAACTGAGTACTACACTAGCAATGCTTACAG CCCTGTCCAAGATGTAGCAGACTCCTGCAGGACCGGAGCTGCGACGAATGTTATTTTTGGCCTTGCTCTTGGATACAAATCTGTCATCATTCCTATCTTTGCCATTGCGATAGCTATCTTTGTCAGTTTTTCTTTCGCTGCCATGTATGGTATTGCAGTTGCTGCTCTTGGAATGTTGAGCACCATTGCAACTGGATTGGCGATTGATGCATATGGTCCTATCAGTGACAATGCTGGAGGCATTGCTGAGATGGCTGGCATGAGCCACCTGATCCGTGAAAGAACTGATGCCCTTGATGCAGCTGGAAATACCACTGCTGCAATTGGAAAG GGCTTTGCCATTGGATCTGCTGCACTTGTGTCCTTGGCTCTGTTTGGTGCTTTTGTGAGTCGGGCTGCAATTTCAACAGTTGATGTCTTGACCCCCCAGGTGTTTATTGGTTTGATTGTTGGAGGCATGCTTCCCTACTGGTTCTCTGCCATGACTATGAAGAGTGTGGGTAGTGCAGCTTTGAAGATGGTTGAGGAAGTTCGCAGACAATTTAATACTATTCCCGGTCTCATGGAAGGCCTTGCCAAACCTGATTATGCCACTTGTGTTAAGATCTCGACTGATGCATCTATCAAGGAAATGATTCCACCTGGTGCCCTAGTCATGCTTACACCACTCATAGTTGGTATTTTCTTTGGAGTGGAGACACTTTCTGGAGTCCTTGCTGGTGCTTTGGTATCCGGTGTACAG ATAGCAATATCTGCATCAAACACCGGAGGTGCATGGGACAACGCCAAGAAGTATATTGAG GCTGGTGCTTCAGAGCATGCAAGGACTCTTGGCCCAAAGGGTTCTGAACCTCACAAGGCTGCTGTTATTGGTGACACAATTGGTGACCCCCTAAAGGACACTTCAGGCCCATCCCTCAACATTTTAATCAAGCTGATGGCAGTTGAGTCACTCGTATTTGCTCCATTCTTTGCCACTCATGGTGGTATACTTTTCAAGATCTTTTAG
- the LOC132633071 gene encoding pyrophosphate-energized vacuolar membrane proton pump 1 isoform X2 yields the protein MQWRATSFLFTEYQYVGIFMIAFAILIFLFLGSVESFSTKSQPCTYNKEKMCKPALATAIFSTVSFLLGAVTSVISGFLGMKIATYANARTTLEARKGVGKAFIVAFRSGAVMGFLLAANGLLVLYITINLFKLYYGDDWEGLFEAITGYGLGGSSMALFGRVGGGIYTKAADVGADLVGKVERNIPEDDPRNPAVIADNVGDNVGDIAGMGSDLFGSYAESSCAALVVASISSFGIEHDFTSMCYPLLISSMGILVCLITTLFATDFFEIKVVKEIEPALKNQLIISTVLMTIGIAIVTWTCLPSSFTIFNFGTQKVVKNWQLFLCVAVGLWAGLIIGFVTEYYTSNAYSPVQDVADSCRTGAATNVIFGLALGYKSVIIPIFAIAIAIFVSFSFAAMYGIAVAALGMLSTIATGLAIDAYGPISDNAGGIAEMAGMSHLIRERTDALDAAGNTTAAIGKGFAIGSAALVSLALFGAFVSRAAISTVDVLTPQVFIGLIVGGMLPYWFSAMTMKSVGSAALKMVEEVRRQFNTIPGLMEGLAKPDYATCVKISTDASIKEMIPPGALVMLTPLIVGIFFGVETLSGVLAGALVSGVQIAISASNTGGAWDNAKKYIEAGASEHARTLGPKGSEPHKAAVIGDTIGDPLKDTSGPSLNILIKLMAVESLVFAPFFATHGGILFKIF from the exons ATGCAATGGA GGGCAACATCTTTCCTTTTTACCGAATATCAGTATGTGGGTATCTTCATGATTGCTTTTGCAATCCTGATCTTCCTTTTCCTGGGCTCAGTTGAAAGCTTCAGCACTAAGAGCCAGCCATGTACTTACAACAAGGAGAAGATGTGCAAGCCAGCCCTTGCAACTGCCATCTTCAGCACTGTATCGTTCTTGCTTGGTGCTGTCACTTCTGTTATTTCTGGTTTCCTTGGGATGAAAATTGCAACATATGCAAATGCAAGAACAACTTTGGAAGCGAGAAAAGGTGTTGGGAAAGCTTTTATTGTTGCATTCAGGTCTGGTGCAGTGATGGGCTTTCTCCTTGCTGCCAACGGCCTCCTGGTTCTTTACATTACCATTAATCTCTTCAAGCTTTACTATGGTGATGACTGGGAGGGTCTTTTTGAGGCAATTACTGGATATGGGCTAGGTGGATCCTCTATGGCTCTTTTTGGTAGGGTTGGTGGTGGTATTTACACCAAAGCTGCTGATGTTGGTGCCGATCTTGTTGGTAAGGTTGAAAGGAACATTCCAGAAGATGATCCTAGAAATCCTGCT GTGATTGCTGATAATGTTGGGGATAATGTTGGGGACATTGCTGGAATGGGTTCTGATCTTTTTGGTTCATATGCTGAATCATCTTGTGCTGCTCTTGTGGTGGCTTCCATCTCGTCTTTTGGAATTGAGCATGATTTTACTTCAATGTGTTACCCCCTGCTTATAAGCTCCATGGGAATTCTTGTTTGTTTGATAACCACACTTTTTGCTACCGACTTTTTTGAAATTAAGGTTGTTAAGGAAATTGAACCAGCATTGAAGAACCAACTTATTATATCAACTGTTCTTATGACAATTGGAATTGCAATTGTTACATGGACTTGCCTTCCGTCTTCCTTCACCATCTTTAATTTTGGCACTCAGAAAGTTGTCAAGAATTG GCAGCTCTTTTTATGTGTGGCTGTTGGTCTTTGGGCTGGACTTATCATCGGCTTCGTAACTGAGTACTACACTAGCAATGCTTACAG CCCTGTCCAAGATGTAGCAGACTCCTGCAGGACCGGAGCTGCGACGAATGTTATTTTTGGCCTTGCTCTTGGATACAAATCTGTCATCATTCCTATCTTTGCCATTGCGATAGCTATCTTTGTCAGTTTTTCTTTCGCTGCCATGTATGGTATTGCAGTTGCTGCTCTTGGAATGTTGAGCACCATTGCAACTGGATTGGCGATTGATGCATATGGTCCTATCAGTGACAATGCTGGAGGCATTGCTGAGATGGCTGGCATGAGCCACCTGATCCGTGAAAGAACTGATGCCCTTGATGCAGCTGGAAATACCACTGCTGCAATTGGAAAG GGCTTTGCCATTGGATCTGCTGCACTTGTGTCCTTGGCTCTGTTTGGTGCTTTTGTGAGTCGGGCTGCAATTTCAACAGTTGATGTCTTGACCCCCCAGGTGTTTATTGGTTTGATTGTTGGAGGCATGCTTCCCTACTGGTTCTCTGCCATGACTATGAAGAGTGTGGGTAGTGCAGCTTTGAAGATGGTTGAGGAAGTTCGCAGACAATTTAATACTATTCCCGGTCTCATGGAAGGCCTTGCCAAACCTGATTATGCCACTTGTGTTAAGATCTCGACTGATGCATCTATCAAGGAAATGATTCCACCTGGTGCCCTAGTCATGCTTACACCACTCATAGTTGGTATTTTCTTTGGAGTGGAGACACTTTCTGGAGTCCTTGCTGGTGCTTTGGTATCCGGTGTACAG ATAGCAATATCTGCATCAAACACCGGAGGTGCATGGGACAACGCCAAGAAGTATATTGAG GCTGGTGCTTCAGAGCATGCAAGGACTCTTGGCCCAAAGGGTTCTGAACCTCACAAGGCTGCTGTTATTGGTGACACAATTGGTGACCCCCTAAAGGACACTTCAGGCCCATCCCTCAACATTTTAATCAAGCTGATGGCAGTTGAGTCACTCGTATTTGCTCCATTCTTTGCCACTCATGGTGGTATACTTTTCAAGATCTTTTAG
- the LOC132631491 gene encoding major allergen Pru ar 1-like, translated as MAVTTFTEENTSPLPPKRIFKASIVDSHNLIPKLMPQAIKSIEVQGDGGDGSIKTINFPDGGNFKSIKYRVDELNEETYTYKYTLVEGDGLVDNLEKITYDVKFEQSADGGSISKVTSTYYTLGDFKLKEEEIKAGKEKVLAMFKAVESYLIQNPEAYA; from the exons ATGGCTGTCACCACCTTCACTGAGGAGAATACTTCTCCCCTTCCCCCAAAAAGAATATTCAAGGCTTCCATTGTTGATTCTCATAACTTGATCCCGAAGTTGATGCCACAAGCTATTAAAAGCATTGAAGTTCAAGGTGATGGAGGTGATGGAAGCATCAAGACCATCAATTTTCCTGACG GTGGAAATTTTAAGTCCATAAAGTATCGTGTTGATGAGCTTAACGAGGAGACATACACATATAAGTACACATTGGTCGAAGGTGATGGACTGGTAGACAATCTTGAGAAAATAACTTACGACGTGAAGTTTGAGCAGTCAGCAGATGGTGGTTCCATCTCTAAGGTGACTAGCACATACTACACTCTGGGAGATTTCAAGCTCAAGGAAGAGGAAATCAAGGCAGGCAAAGAGAAGGTCTTGGCTATGTTCAAAGCTGTCGAATCCTATCTCATTCAGAACCCTGAAGCCTATGCTTAG
- the LOC132633070 gene encoding uncharacterized protein LOC132633070 isoform X2: MGNASSMLTQYDIEDVQDHCDHLFSQQEIVSLYQRFCQLDRNSKGFISADEILSVPEFAMNPLSQRLLKMVDGLNFKDFVAFLSTFSAKASMAQKIELIFKVYDSDCNGKVTFDNIMEVLRDLTGSYISDKQREEVLSQVLHEAGYTKDSLLLLNDFIKVNSHFLD, from the exons ATGGGTAATGCTTCTTCAATGTTGACTCAGTATGATATTGAGGATGTTCAAGACCACTGCGACCATCTAT TTTCACAGCAGGAAATAGTGTCACTGTATCAGAGGTTCTGCCAACTTGATCGGAATTCAAAGGGTTTTATATCAGCTGATGAGATTCTGTCAGTTCCAGAATTTGCAATGAATCCACTCTCTCAG AGATTGCTTAAGATGGTGGATGGGTTGAACTTCAAGGATTTTGTGGCATTTTTATCAACCTTCAGTGCTAAAGCGAGCATGGCACAGAAAATTGAAC TTATCTTCAAAGTATATGATTCTGATTGCAATGGGAAGGTGACCTTTGATAATATAATGGAAGTGCTTCGGGATTTAACTGGGTCATACATTTCTGACAAGCAACGAGAG GAAGTGTTGAGCCAGGTCTTGCACGAGGCTGGTTATACAAAGGACTCATTACTGCTGTTGAATGACTTCATTAAGGTTAATTCACATTTTCTGGACTGA